The Streptomyces sp. WZ-12 genome segment GGGCGGGTGAGGCGGCGCTACGCACCCGCGGCGCAGGAGCGCCAGCGACGACCGGGGCCCGTTCTTCCCTCCCCGCGGCCGGTCTCCCTCAGTGCAACTCCGCCTTGAGGACCACGATGACCAGGCCGAGCGCGAGGTTCACCAGGGCCGAGGCCACCACCAGGCGGTGCGAGGCGCCGGCGCGGATCGCGGCCGTGCTCGCCCAACCGATCTGCTCGGCCACGGCCACCGCGAGCGCGAACCACGCGGTCCCGGGCAGGTCCAGTCCCAGCAGCGGGCTGATCACCACGGCGATCGCCGGCGCCAGCGCGGCCTGCGCGATCGGCCATCCATGGCCTGCCACGTGCGTGATCCTGGCCCAGGTCAGGTGCCGGTACGAGGCCAGTTCGCCGACGAGTCGGGCGTAGACGTGCGCGATCCAGAAGACCAGACCGGTGACGACCAGGAGCAGGGCGAGTCCGCTCCGGGGGAACGGCCCGAACGCTGCGGTACCGGCCACGACGGAGGCGGCCTGGAGAGAGCCGTAGACCGCGCCCCCGTAATCGGCGCGGGGCGCGTGCGGCTCGTCCGGCCGGGCGCGAAGCCCTCGCTCGCTGTCGTCCGCCGGGCCCTCGGTGCCTGCGCCTTCCGCCATGTCCCACAGGATCACCGGGGACCGCCCGGTCCGCACGACGGGCCCGCGGGGGCGTGCGGACCATGGGGGTGAACGTCCGGCGGCGCCTCAACGGCCCGGCCGTCAGGCACCGCCCTCGGGGCTCACGCACCGTCCTTGGAGCCGCGGGGCACGACGAAGTCGGTGAGCTCCGCGCAGCCCGGCGCGAGGTCGGCCCACTCGCCGGGCAGCGTCAGCACCGCGAGCGCCGAGGTGGGGAACTTCTCCCGGGCCCGCGCGAGCGCCTCGTCGTCCCCGCCGCCGGTGAGCGAGACGACCAGGTCCTGCACGCCCGGTAGATGGCCGATCAACAGCGCCGTCCGCCACCGTTGCGGAACCGCCCGGACCACCTCCAACAAGGCCGCCCCGCTCGCCTGGTAGACCCGCGGCTCGAAGACCACCTCCGGGGCCGGGTGCGCGGCAAGCCCCGGACAAGGCGCCTGGGACGCCGCGGTGGGTCGCAGTGGCTGTGGAGTCCGGGGTGTCTGTTCCTGCTCCGTCGTACCGAGTTCCCCGGCGACCCGCTCCCAGGTTTCGCGGGTGCGGCGTGACGTCGAGCAGAGCACCACGTCCGGGGCGCAGTGCTGCTGCCGCAACCAACGGCCGGCCGCCGGGGCGTCCCGACGGCCCCGGCCCGCGAGCGGACGCTCGTGATCGGGCACCCCCTCCGGCCAGGCGGATTTCGCGTGCCGCAACACGATCAAGCGGGTGTGTGCACTACCGGGAACACTCAACGAAGAACCGCCCTCACGTCAGGGAAACCAACCTCAGGAGAACCGGCCCACGCCACAGAGCCTCCGCCGAGCCGGCGTTGCCCGCACACTACCCGCTGGATTTTGCTCGGCAGCCAGGTGGGCGCTCCAGTGCGCCAGGCGGAGCAGGTGGACCGGTCGGTGCGCCAACCAGGCGTTTGTGGCTGACACTTGACGTGTTGTGGCGAGTACCTGAGACGGTGAGTGCGCACGCCCAAGGTTCCACCAGTCCACGTAAGTTGGCGTGAATTGACAGCCCATCAGAGGGGATTGCCCGTGAACACTCCGGCCACCGCAGGCGCGAAGACCGGCCCGATCACCAATGCCTATGTCGAGGTCAACAACGCCAGCATCGCCAACGTCGGCAAGTACGTCCTGACCTCGAACGGCGCCCAGGTCTTCGACATCGGCATCATCTTCGCCGCGAACATCAACTCCGATGGGAAGAGCGCCTACCTGTCCTTCAACGAACAAGTGAAGGCGGTCCTCGACAACGCCGCCAAGGAGATCGCCCCGCTCCAGGCCAAGGGCATCAAGGTCCTGCTGTCCGTCCTCGGCAACCACCAGGGGGTCGGTTTCGCCAACTTCGCCGACGAGGGCGCCGCGAAGGCGTTCGCGGCGCAGTTGGCCAAGGCGGTGACCACCTACGGCCTGGACGGCATCGACTTCGACGACGAGTACGCGGACTACCCCACCAGCGGCCCGGGGCAGCCGAATGCCTGGTCGTTCCCCTACCTGGTCAGGGCGGTGCGCAACGAACTGCCGAAGGACAAGATCCTCTCCCTGTACTTCATCGGGCCCGCCTCACAGACCCTGTCCTACGACGGGATCGAGGTCGGCGACCTGCTCAACTACAGCTGGAATCCCTATTACGGCACCTGGGGCGTGCCTGCCGTGCCCCATCTGGACAAGGCACACCTGGGCCCGGCCGCGATCGACATCCAGAACACCTCGACGGAGGAGGCCAACGGCCTGGCGCAGCAGACCGTTGACAACGGCTACGGCGTCTTCAACACCTACAACCTTCCCGACGCCGACGTCAGCACGTACCTCTCCTCCGTCACCAAGCCGCTGTACGGCAGCGACGTCACCTACCTCGGGGGCTCGGCCTAGGCGTCCAGTTCGATGTCGGTGAGGGGGACGGCCTGGCAGGTGAGGATCTGCTCCTCGGGCAGGTCGTCGGCGGGGGCGACGAGGTGGGCGACCTGGCCGTGCAGGAGGGGGAGGGCGCAGCTTTCGCACTGGCCGAGGCGGCAGCCGTTGGGGAGCGGGAGCCCCGCCTTCTCGCCGAGTTCGAGCAGGGTGCCGTCCCCGCTGCTCCAGGTCAACTCGCGCTGCGAGCGGGCGAAACGGACGGTTGCGGTGGCGTTCGGGGGGAGGCCGACGGTGCGTGGGGTGGCGTGGAACCGCTCGGCGAAGATGTCGAACTTCGGTACGCCGCGCGCGGTCAGCCCGCCGGTCAGGGCGTCGATCATGTCTTGCGGGCCGCAGAGGTAGAAGCGGGCGCGGCGGCGGATGAGTTCGGGGTCGATGTGGTGTGCGCCGATGCGGCCGGTGGTGGTGTAGTGCTCGCCGGGCCGGTCCGCGGCGTCGGGGCGGCTGTAGTGGTCGATGACCGTGAGTTGGGGGATCGACCGCTGCAGTTCCGCGATCCGGGTCGCATAGGCGTGGGTGCGGCGGTTGCGGTTGCCGTAGTGCAGGACGACCTGGGGCACCGAACCGCCGTCGGCCGCCAGGGTTTCGAGGTAGCCGAGGAAGGGGGTGATGCCGACGCCGGCGGCGAGCAGGACCACCGGCAGGTCGTGGTCGGTGGGGATCGCGAAGACGCCCGAGGGGGCGGTGACGAGCACGCGGGTGCCTGGGGCCAGGTCGCGGTGGACGACGGGGGAGAGGGTGCCGCCGTCGACGCGTCGGACGGCGAGCCGGTAGGCCCCCAGCGCGTCGTCGCGGGCCGGGCCGGTGAGGGAGTAGGCGCGGGTGGTGGTGGGGTTGCCTGCCTGGGCGAGGGTGATGTGTTGTCCGGGACGGAAGGCGGGGAGGGAGCCGCCGGTGGCGGGACGCAGCAGCAGCTCGCGGATCTCGTCGGTCACCGCATGGGTCGTGTCGACGACGAACTCCCGTGCACCGTCCCAGGATTGGGTCGGTACGCGCCGGAGGTCACAAGCGGTGCCGCGCAGCGGCACCGAGCCGCTGACCGGGTCGTGCGCGGCGTCGTCGATGAGGAGGTTGTAGTTCTGTTCGCCGTCGGCCAGGGGATCGGAGCCGGGCAGGGCGAGGTCCGGGGAGCTCTGCCACCAGCCGTAGTCGGCGAGCACGGTGTCGGGGTGCAGGCCGGGCTCGATGCGGGCGCGCATCCGGACGGTGGCGTTGCGGGTCCTGATTTCCACCAGGTCGTCGTGGCCGATGCCGCGGTCGGCCGCCACCCGCTCGCCGATCTCGACGAGCGGTTCGGGGTAGCGCTTGCGCAGGGAGGACAGCCCGCGCTGCTGACTGTGGCAGTAGTAGCCGTTCTTGGCGCAGGTCAGGGTCAGGGGGAAGGTGGGGTCGGTGGGCGGGGCGGCCGGCTCGGGCACGGGGGAGTAGCCGTGGTCGAGGAGGCGCTGCGAGTACAGCTCGACGCGCCTGGTGGGGGTGGCGAAGCCGGTCACCCGCCCGTCGGGCCCGGTCTCGGCGTACTTGCGGTACCGCATCGGCAGCGGCACGTCGATGCCGCCGGGTGCCTGGCGGAGCTGGTCCACCGTCAGGCCGAGGGGCTGGAGTTGGTGGTTCCAGGCGGCCTCGATGTCGCCGTCGAAGAACTCCGAGCCGAGGCCGAGCCGGCCCGCGAGGTCGAAGACGAGGTCGAGTTCGGAACGGGTCTCGCCGAGCGGGTCGAGCATCCGGGGGCGTAGTTGTACGCGCTGTTGGGCCTGGTGGGAGCCCTCGAAGCCGGCGCGCAGACCTTCCCGCTCCCAGGGTGTGCTGGCGGGCAGCAGGAGGTCCGCGAATCGCGAGGTGGGGTTCTCGAACAGGTCGATGTGGACGCTGAATTCGAGTTGCCGCAGGGCCTGTGCGGTGCGTTGGGGGTCGGGTTGGGACAGCAGCATGTTGCCGCCGAAGGAGACGAGGGCCCGCACCGGGTAGGGGTCGCCGTCGATGACGGCCCTGCACAGGTCGCGCGAGGTGATCCAGCCGGACGCCGGTGGGCCGAGGGGACGTTCGGCCAGTCCCAGTGCCTTGGCCGCCTGCTCGGTGGCGAGGGGTCGGGCGGTAGCGGCGAGGGGCTGTTGCGGCAGGACGACGTTGCCGCCGGGGGCGTCATAGCTGCCGGTGAGGGCGTACAGGGTGGCGATGGCGCGGTCGGTCTGGGTGGCGTCGGAGTGTTGGCCGACCCCGGTCCAGGTGCCGTAACTGACCGACCGGGCCGTGGCCACGTCATCAGCGAAGGCGGTGAGGGCGGCGGCGTCAACTCCCGTTACGTCGACGGTGCGTTGGAGCGGCCAGGCGGTCACGGCGTCGAGATAGCGTTGGAAGGCGGGCCGGCAGGTGAGCGTGCCGGAGCGGGTGCGGACCCGGTAGCTGCCGCGGAGCGCGAAGCGGTGGGGTGCGGTGGCGGCGAACGCCGTGTCGTAGACCTCGGGGCCGCGGGCGGCCTCGTCCCAGACGACGAAACCGGCCTGGCCGGGGACGAGTTCGTCCGCGGTCAGGAAGCGGCCGTCGTCCTCGCGTATCAGGAGCGGGCCGTTGGTCCAGGAGCGCAGGAAGTCCTGGTCGCCGCCGTGGCGGCGCAGGACGAGGTCGGCGAGCCCGAGCGCGAGGGCACCGTCGGTGCCTGGCCTGACCCGCAGCCAGTGGTCGGCCTGCATCGCGCTGGTGGTCCGGCGGGGGTCGATGACGGCGAGCCGGGCCCCGCGGGCGCGCGCCTCGGCGAGGGCCGCCGAGCGCGCCAGCCAGGTCTTGGCCGGATTATGCCCCCAGAGCACCGTCAGGTCGGTGGCGGGGAAGTCGGGGGAGGGCTGGCCGGTGCCGAAGGTGAAGGCGTGCGCGAAGTCCTTGTGCCAGTTGCAGTTCTCGGTGCCGTAGCAGATGTTGGGGCTGCCGTAGAGATGGATGAAACGTTCCACCCACTCGATGGAGTCGCTCATCGGAGTGGCGCTGGGGGAGGTGACCGAGAACGCGACGCTCTCGGGCCCGGTGGTGTCCCGGAAGTGCGCCAGGCGTTCGCCGATCTCCGCCATGGCCTCCTCCCAACTGATCTCCCGCCAGCGGGGGTTGGGGTCGGTGCGCGGTGTCGTGCGGCGCAGCGGACGGGTCAGTCGGGCCGGGTTGCGGACGAGTTCGGGGGCGGCCCGGCCCTTGGGGCACAGCGCCGCGCCGGTGGGGTGGTCGGGGTCCGGGCGCACGCCCATCAGCGCGCCCGACTCGATCTGGTAGATCGCGCCGCAGCGGGACTTGCAGAGGGTGCAGTAGCCACGCGTCTCGGTCATGAGCTTCAGGTCTCCCGGTGGGGTTGATGGGCTCGTGTTCCTTGTCGACTTCGATCACGGTACCCCTGGGGGGTATGACGATCAAGGGGTGAGCGGTGAAGTCGTTGAGTGGCGGAGTCGCCGACCGCTAGGGTCGACGGTGACATCGCGCGCCGGTCGCCGACTGGGCGAAGCGTGGAGACGTCGGGACATGCCCCCGGAGGCGTCCCCTGTCAGTCGACTTGAACCACATGATCGTCCACGCCCGGGACAACCGGGAGTCCGCCGCATTCTTTGCGGACCCGTTGGACCTCGAAATCACCGAGGAACGGGGCCCATTCCTCGCGATCGACTGGGGGCGAGTGAGCGGCCACGCGTCTGCCCCTTCCTCGGCCGCTTCGTGAAGCATGCTCCCAAGCCTGGCTCGCCGGCCGCGTCTCCGGGCGGATCCAAGGCTTGCGAGAATGTTCGTATGCAAGACATCTACGGCTTTCCCGACATGGACGACGTGCCCTCCGTGCTACGGAACGTCCTCGCGGACGACAAGGCAAGGAGGGCGGCACAGGCCCTGACCCCCGAGGAGGCCGCGGCGTTCGCCAACTGGACGCGCGTTTCCGCCGAGGCCGAGACGCGCTGGCTGGCCGAGCTGTCCGGCGACGACGGCCTCCTCGGTTTCGAACCGCCAGCTCTCCCCGACAGTGCCTGGATCCTGCACGCCATGTACGAGGACCTGCGGCGCCGCCCGGCCACACCGGCCGACGCTGATGCCGAGGCTGGGGCCGGGGCAGGTAACGGGAGCGCCGGGGACGGGGACGGGGACGAGGGCGACGAAACGGACTGGAGCGTCCCCCCAAAGCCCCACTGGCAGCGCCTGCGCTGGTCTGAACTGGCCGAGCGCGTCGGCGACCCGGTCGTCGAGGAAGGCTCCTATCCCGACCGTTACCAACTGCGCTCATGCCGCGGTAAGACGCATCGGAGTCCGGACAACGTCCTGTGGTCGACGGAGGGCAGCCTCGACTGGGAAACCTGGCACCAACTGCTCGACGTGCTCATCGAATACAGCCCGGACGGTCCGGATACCCGCTGTCTGGTCCACTTCTGCCGGAACATGTTCTACTACCACGTCCCCACGGTGCTCACCGGCCGCCTGGGTGACGCCCGCGACCTCTACCATCATCCCGACCTGATGGCCTACAGCCCTTCCAACATCTGGCCCGAAGACCGGACTTGGGTTACCTACACCCACTTCGACTTGCACGGCACCAAGGTCGCAGGTCCCACCCCGTTGATCGAAGCCCTCTTCAACGCGCCCGGACTGGAAGCCCTCCGCCTCCCCTGGAAACCCTGATCTGTCCGATCGCCGACCTGCTGGAGGCGCTTCGGGTGGGGCTTCTCGCCTCCGTACGACACCAGTTGACGCCTGATCACCAGTAGCAGTGAGACGCGGCCGCAGTGGGCCGGGGACTGGGCGTGAGGTCCTCGCGTACCGGGTACGGCAGGCGTATGCGGGCGTGGGGAGAGGGCTTGTGGGTGGGGCGGTGGGTGGAGCACCTTCTGCCGGGCGTGGTGAGGCGCGTGGTGGAGGGTGCGGATCCGCAGCCGCGGTGGATGCCGCGGCGCGTGCTGACGGTCGTTTCGGTCGATGTCGACACCGGCGCCGGTGTCGCGGCGGTCTGGGCCCTGTGGCGTCCGAAGTCCGCGCGGGTGTGTGAGTACACCGTGCTCCTGGAGTGGTACGAGGAGCAGTGGCGGTGCGTGGGAGGTGCGGAGAGCAGTAGTGGGTCGGTGGACGACCCTGCCGATGTCGAGGTGATCGAGGTCCGCGGCGGCGGGGGAGTACTGAGCCTCACCCGTGACCTCGACCCGGCACACTCCATGGGCAGGGCCCCATGGATCGGCTGCGTTGAAGTCCACCTGGGGCCGGACGTCAGGCACCTTCTCGTCGGCGACCGCCGGATCGTCGCTCCCGAGCGGCGCAAGCTCCTCGCCGTCTGGGCGTCCCGCCCCGCCAGCCGCGCGGCACGTCCCGTCCTCGTGGCCCTCGGTCACGAGGGCACCGAGCTCTCCCGCATCGGCCCACACGACTGCCTTGACACCCACACCTGGGCACGTTTGCGGGAGGAGTGGTAGACGGGACGCCGGCGGGACGTCATGGGCATGTTCGTTTGCCTGTTCGTTGGCTCGTTCGTTGTTGAGGGGCGGGCGCTGAGGAATGCGCCTGCTGCGCACCATCGCGCCCCAGGGGCGGTGCATGGAGGCGGAGCGGGCGGGGGCAACCATCAAAGCTGTGTGCCGGGTTCAAGGCACCTGCGCGTTCAGCGCGCGGTTCTCAACGGAGGGGGAAGTTCCATGCGCAGTTCCCTGCTCAGCTCGACGTTCGTCCGCCGCGTCGGGGCGGGACTGGCGGCGATAGTGACGTTCGGCGGCCTCACGGCGGCTCCGGCGACCGCGGCCGAGCCCCGCACGTACGGCATGACCTCGTCGTTCGTCGCCTACGAAGGGACAAGTTTCTCGGGGCGGTCTCAAGACATCAACGGCTGTGGATTCCACGGCATCCCGTTCCACGGCTCCTACCGGTGGATCCCTCGGGGGCAGGACGGCCGTATGCACAACGCGGCCGACGGACGCGACGCGGTCCACACCGTCCTCCGCAGCAACCGCGGCGCGGAACAGTCCAC includes the following:
- a CDS encoding endo-beta-N-acetylglucosaminidase H; the encoded protein is MNTPATAGAKTGPITNAYVEVNNASIANVGKYVLTSNGAQVFDIGIIFAANINSDGKSAYLSFNEQVKAVLDNAAKEIAPLQAKGIKVLLSVLGNHQGVGFANFADEGAAKAFAAQLAKAVTTYGLDGIDFDDEYADYPTSGPGQPNAWSFPYLVRAVRNELPKDKILSLYFIGPASQTLSYDGIEVGDLLNYSWNPYYGTWGVPAVPHLDKAHLGPAAIDIQNTSTEEANGLAQQTVDNGYGVFNTYNLPDADVSTYLSSVTKPLYGSDVTYLGGSA
- a CDS encoding molybdopterin-dependent oxidoreductase, which gives rise to MTETRGYCTLCKSRCGAIYQIESGALMGVRPDPDHPTGAALCPKGRAAPELVRNPARLTRPLRRTTPRTDPNPRWREISWEEAMAEIGERLAHFRDTTGPESVAFSVTSPSATPMSDSIEWVERFIHLYGSPNICYGTENCNWHKDFAHAFTFGTGQPSPDFPATDLTVLWGHNPAKTWLARSAALAEARARGARLAVIDPRRTTSAMQADHWLRVRPGTDGALALGLADLVLRRHGGDQDFLRSWTNGPLLIREDDGRFLTADELVPGQAGFVVWDEAARGPEVYDTAFAATAPHRFALRGSYRVRTRSGTLTCRPAFQRYLDAVTAWPLQRTVDVTGVDAAALTAFADDVATARSVSYGTWTGVGQHSDATQTDRAIATLYALTGSYDAPGGNVVLPQQPLAATARPLATEQAAKALGLAERPLGPPASGWITSRDLCRAVIDGDPYPVRALVSFGGNMLLSQPDPQRTAQALRQLEFSVHIDLFENPTSRFADLLLPASTPWEREGLRAGFEGSHQAQQRVQLRPRMLDPLGETRSELDLVFDLAGRLGLGSEFFDGDIEAAWNHQLQPLGLTVDQLRQAPGGIDVPLPMRYRKYAETGPDGRVTGFATPTRRVELYSQRLLDHGYSPVPEPAAPPTDPTFPLTLTCAKNGYYCHSQQRGLSSLRKRYPEPLVEIGERVAADRGIGHDDLVEIRTRNATVRMRARIEPGLHPDTVLADYGWWQSSPDLALPGSDPLADGEQNYNLLIDDAAHDPVSGSVPLRGTACDLRRVPTQSWDGAREFVVDTTHAVTDEIRELLLRPATGGSLPAFRPGQHITLAQAGNPTTTRAYSLTGPARDDALGAYRLAVRRVDGGTLSPVVHRDLAPGTRVLVTAPSGVFAIPTDHDLPVVLLAAGVGITPFLGYLETLAADGGSVPQVVLHYGNRNRRTHAYATRIAELQRSIPQLTVIDHYSRPDAADRPGEHYTTTGRIGAHHIDPELIRRRARFYLCGPQDMIDALTGGLTARGVPKFDIFAERFHATPRTVGLPPNATATVRFARSQRELTWSSGDGTLLELGEKAGLPLPNGCRLGQCESCALPLLHGQVAHLVAPADDLPEEQILTCQAVPLTDIELDA
- a CDS encoding MiAMP1 family antimicrobial peptide (Members of this family of antimicrobial peptides occur in plants, but also in bacterial genera such as Microbispora, Herbidospora, and Streptomyces.); this translates as MRSSLLSSTFVRRVGAGLAAIVTFGGLTAAPATAAEPRTYGMTSSFVAYEGTSFSGRSQDINGCGFHGIPFHGSYRWIPRGQDGRMHNAADGRDAVHTVLRSNRGAEQSTPFGWRSMYIVC
- a CDS encoding SixA phosphatase family protein: MLRHAKSAWPEGVPDHERPLAGRGRRDAPAAGRWLRQQHCAPDVVLCSTSRRTRETWERVAGELGTTEQEQTPRTPQPLRPTAASQAPCPGLAAHPAPEVVFEPRVYQASGAALLEVVRAVPQRWRTALLIGHLPGVQDLVVSLTGGGDDEALARAREKFPTSALAVLTLPGEWADLAPGCAELTDFVVPRGSKDGA